TCGCCGTCGACGTACAGCGCCCGGCCGATCGGGAGTCGCGCGTGTCGCTCCGACCCGGCGAGGTAGCGGTCGACCAGCGCCGCGTCGGCCCGTTCGATCGTCGCTCGGTGGAAGGTGTCTCCAGCGCCGGGTCGCTGGAAGCCGTCGGTCTCGACACGACCCAACAGCGTGCCGGTGCCCTCGAGCGCGGGGGCCTGGAGGCGGTCGCTGACCCCCGAGAGGTTCACCCCTTCGGGGACACCCGGGAGGTCGGCTACGTCGAGGTCGAGGCCGAGTTGGGCGCCCTCGCGGTGCACCACGGACTTCGTGACGACCTGTCCGAGGTAGGTGCGTTCGTCGGGCGTGTTCAGCGTTACGTACCCACCGACTGGCAGCGAGGCGGTGAGCGGCGCCTCGTACGCGAACGTCCGCCCGTCGACCGAGTACGCGATCTGTGCGACGTTCTGTGCTGCTTGGGCTTCCAAGGAGTCCCAGAACGCCCGTACGTCACCTCTGACGCTCGCGATCGTCCGTTCGTCCAGCCAGTCGTCCGCGCCGTCACCGCCGTCGTCCATGTGTTGGTCGTCTCCCCACAGCGACCGAGCGCGTCCTCCGCTCGCCGATGTAGAGTAGCAATTGACGTGGCCGGGACGGTTTGTTAGCGAGGCCGAATCCGTCTCGAAGGCCCCGGTAACCTCGGTCGCGTGTGTGGCCGCGGCGACTAGTACGCGGTCACTCGACACTCGCCGTCGACCCGACGGTCTCGACCTCGGGCTTTTGGACGATCACCACGCCCTGATCTCGCACCCCCGGTGGTGCGCGCGCACTCGTCACGGAGCGTCGTCCCGGACGACGAGTCGCTCGGTCGCCACGAACACTGCCAGCGCGACCACACCGGTCACGAGGACGGGGACGACGGGGCGACCGTAGCTGGCGAGTCGCTCACTCGCCGCGAGCGAGGCGACGACGCCGTAGAGGGCGAGCGCGTTGTGAAACGCGAGTGCGCCGTACACCGACCCACTCGCGGCGTACACGACGCTCGTGGCGACGCCGACGACCGTGAGGAGGACGACCATCTCGAGCGTGTCGAACGGTGGGCTGTGGGCGAAGTGGTAGGCGCCGAAGCAGACACTCGCGACGCCGAGTGACGCGACCCGCGCGACGGTGTCGGAGCCGCCGCTGCGACGGATCACCGCGGCGACGGTCCCGCCGACGACCACCCAGCACACGGTCACCTCTGCGATGGAGACGGGGAGTACCTGTGCGTAGACGTTCACCAGCACGACCGGGTCCGTCGTCGCCGGTCCTTGGAGGGTGAACACCCCGAGTCCGAGCGCGCCACCGACGAGGGCGGCGGCGACCGACCGCCGCCACCCGGGGAACCCGAGGTCGCGGCGGGAGACCGTCCCGGTGGCGACCGTCGCGCCGACGACGAGCGCGCCCGCGACGACCAGCGCGAGGACCGTCCCGACGAGGACGTTCGCGACGAGCGTGTACACGAGTCGGTCGAGCGTCGCGTCCGGGCGGAGCAGGGTCCGGATCCGTCCCTCGAGGAGCCACGTGAGCAGCGTCCACGCGGCGTACGTGCCGAGCGCAAGGCCGATCATACCGAGTGACGAGCGACCGGTAGCAAGCCGCCGCCGGAGCGAACCGGGGGCCCGAGAGCTGTCCGACACCGTACGCCCCGATTACCGTGAAGTGGAATCACACACCACCTCGACTCTCACCGGGTGGGAATCGCGAGGGTCGCGGGTAGCGACCGCAGAGACGTCGAGAGTGATGCGCACCGGGGACCCCCGCGCCGACGTGGCACTCCCCGACAGTCACCGTACCCGGGCCGACACGTCCACCCGTCGATGACGACCGAGTCGCGAGCAGGCTGCGGGTCGATCAACCGCTGTCGTGGTGTCTATCGGGAAACCGTTCCGAGCGTGGGGCCGACCGTACCGAAATCCCTCACGATTCATAACAAAGCCGGCGCGTCGCGTACGCTCTCACGGGTGACGGGGAGTCCCGTCACACACTGGAGGAACAACGCATGGCAACAACATCGGCGACAGACGCGTACGACCAGACGGTCGACGAGATAGAGGAGACGCTGGGTATCGTCCCGGGCTTCTTCGGCGACCTGAACCAAGACGACCTCGTGGACGAGTGGCCGACGTTCAAGCGGATGGCCCTCGCCGAGACGGAGATTCCGGCGAAGTACAAGGAGCTGATCAACCTCGCGGTCGCTGCCAACCTGAAGTGCCCCTACTGCATCCACTTCCACCGCGAGGCGGCGAAACTCCACGGCGCGACCGAGGGTGAACTGGCAGAGGTGTCGTTCCTGGCGGGGTACACACCGCGCTACAGCAGCATGATCCACGCCCAGGAGTACGACCTCGGCACCTTCAAGAACGAGTTCGGGCAGATCGCCGCCCACCTGCAGTCGCAGATGCCCGCGGACGACTAGACACCACCCACTCGTCGCCGCTGGCGGTCTTTTTCGATGGGCGCTCGACACGAGCCGACGGTCTCCCGCTTTCGCTCGCCACCCGACCGTCCCCCACCACTCAAGTCGCTCACGACGGCACGTCCTCGTGTGTCTGCACAGCACGTCGCCCATCGTTCCCGCATCGCCCATCGCCCTCGCCCCCTCCGGCCACAGTAACCGTGTTCGCCAGATCCGCCCTCGTCGACGCCGTCGAACGCGTCGTCTCGACAACGGTCACGGTCGTCGACCCTATCCGCGACGGGAAGAACCACAGCTACCGCGTCGCCGGCGTCGACGGGGACGAGTTCTTCCTCAAGGTCGGCACGCGCTTCCCCGACGCGTTCCCCGCCGAACCCGCCGCAGTCGACCTCGTTCGCGCCCGCACCGACGTGCCACTCCCGACCGTCCGCGGCACCGGTCGCGACCCGCTCGGCGTCCCCTACGCCGTGTTCGACTACGTCCCGGGCGTCGACGCGGACGGAGTCGCGTCGCTCCCGGATCGCGCGGCACGGCGACTCTGCCGGGAGGCCGGCGAACACCTCGCCGCGATACACCGGATCCGGTTCGACGCCGTCGGCGGCCTCGGCGTCGTCGACGGCGCGGTGGCCGTGACTCGCGAGCGTGACTACCGCACCTTGCTCGGCGCCTCGCTGGAGCGACAAGTGGAGGACCTTCGCGGCAGTCGGTTCGCTGACGTCTGCGACCGTGTCGCCGAAGCGGGCGCGGCGCTCGTCGACGACCTCGACCTCTCGGGCGTGTCGCCGGCGCTCGTCCACGGTGACTACCGACTCGACAATCTCCGGGTGGACCCAACCGCCGACCGCGTCACGGTCGCCGTCGTCGACTGGGAACTCCCGAGCACGGCAGACCCGCTGTGGGATGCCGTGATGGCCCTCGCCCTACTCACAGAGGGACACGACCTCTCGCCGACGCGCCGCCGCACCCTCCGAGCGGCGTTCCGCGACGGCTACGAGCACGACGGATCCGAGACCGAAAGCGCCGGGGCGTTTCCGACCGACGCCGCGGATCGACTGCTGGCGTACGAACTCCTCGCGCGAGCGCGACTGATGCGTCACCTCGACGCGGAACTCCCCGAGGCGAGCGAGCGCGTGCGAGACGCCCGGGCGCGCGAACACCGCGCGCTTCTGGACGACCTCCTCGACGGACACAGACGCCTCACCGGCGAGTGACTCCGCCGCCTACTCCTCGTCGAGCAGCCCCATGTCCTCGACGACGAGGTCCGCGATCTGGTCGGCGATCGCGGGCGCCACCTGCGCGACGTCCTCGCCGTCGTGGCGCGTCTCGTTGTGTCGCTCCAGTTGGTCAGCGAGGTCCGCCAGCGGCACCCGAGTCCGGGTGTCGCACTCCTCGCAGACGATCGGCACCGTCGGGTCGTCGTCCCCCTCGGTAGTCATGTCGCTGGCTCGTGAGCGGACGAGCCTAAACGAGTCGGTTCGCCCCGACCGTCTGCTCCAACGCCGTGAGGCGGTCGCTGTCGTCGACTCCCGAGAGCAGGACCGTCACGCGGAACGACTCGGCGTGCGGGTCCGGGTGGTCCCCCCAGCGGATCTCCGGCACGCCGGTCTCCTCGGCGACCAGCGACCGTGCGCGTTCGAGGCCGCGTCGGCTGAGCCACCCCGGCGGCGCGTGGAACGCGATCGCAGCACGCGAGGCGCTCGTGAGGTCACACGGCAGCGAGAGCCGGTGTGTGACCGCCTTTCGCGCGGTGTTGACGGCGACCGACACCGCCTCTCCCTCGTCGACGTCCGGTTCGGCGCCGCCACCGAGTTTGTCGAGCAGGCCGCCGACGACGCCGTCGCGGCGCCCGTTCTCGACCGCCGTGCTCGCTGCACCGACCACCGAGACGCCGTCGGCGCCGAACGTGTTGGTCAACTCGCTCGCGTCGAGGACGCGCTCTGGAGTCGGCTCGGTCGCCTCCCCCGCCGCGAACAGCGCCCCCAGTCGCTCGGCGAGCGCAGCGTCCTGTCGCGGCCACGTCGCCTCGTAGCTAGCGCCGCTGGCGCGCCACACGTCCGGGTCGACGAGCACGAGGTCGTCGGCGCTCGCCGTCAGCGTCCCCACGGCGTCGGCCGCGTTCGACGCGAGCGGGCGGTCGGGGCCGTCGGTGTCGGCCTCCTCGTCGGCCCGCTTCGGGCCGTCCGAGGTCGCGTCCGCGGCGGCGCCGTCGCCACCGACCTCGGCGACGCCCGGGAGCGCACCCGCGACGTACACGGGCGTCCCGGTCACCTGGCCGAGCACGTCCACGACCGCCGGGGCGACGCCGGCGCCGGTGCCACCGCCGAGAGCGGCACACACGACCGTCGCATCGATACTCCCGACCGGGAGCGAGTCGACCGCCGCCTGCAGTTCCGGTCGCTCTTCGCGGGCGATCCGGGCCGCCTCGCCGGCGTCGCCCGCCGTCCCGTTCCCGTCGGTGTGGACCGCTCCGAGGAGGTGCCTGTCGTCGTCTGCGATGCCGTCGAGCGCCTCCAGCGCGGCGGCGTCGGTGTCGACGGCGACCGCGTCGACGAGGAACGGCGCGCTGCTGTCCGCGTCGGCCGCGACGAGGGCGTCCGCCAACGCGGTCCCGCCTCCGCCGACGCCGACGACTCCGATCTTCATACCGTGAGGGACTCCCCTGGGCGCATAACCGTGACGGCGCGGGGACGCGGTGACCGCCTGGCGACGGCCACCCGGCTGGCGGTCGCCGCTCGGGGAAAGCGGTTTGCCCCGTCCGACCGTCCAGCGTGTATGGTCGAACTCGTGTCCGTCGCGGCGGTCGCCGACAACGGCGTCCTCGGCGACGACGGCGAACTCCCGTGGCCCTCCATCCCCGCCGACAAGCAGCAGTACCGCTCGCGCATCGCGAACGACCCGGTGATCCTCGGACGCAAGACGTTCGACTCGATGCGCGACGACCTCCCGGGGTCGGCGCAGATCGTCCTCTCGCGGAGCGTCGACTCGTTCGACGTCGACACCGCCCACCACGCCGCCGACGTCGAGGAGGCGGTCGCAGTCGCGGCGTCGCTCGGCGCCGATACCGCGTACGTCATCGGCGGCGGGGCGATCTACGACCTGTTCCAGCCGCACCTCGACCGGATGGCACTGAGCCGCGTCCACGGCGAGTACGAGGGCGACACGCACTACCCCGAGTGGGACGAGGCCGACTGGGAGTTGGTCGAGTCGACTGAGTACGACCGCTTCACGTTGGAGGAATGGGTCCGCGTCGACGACGCGGGCGCCGTCGACGACACGGGCGGCGCGTAGCGACCGCCGCGGCGAAAACCGATAGGTAACTCGCGCCCGTGATCCGTCTGTGTTCACGACTCCGCTGCTCGCGTCGGTACCGCCGTCGCTCCCGCTGCTGTTCCTCGTCGGCGTCGTCGGGGGCGGCCTCGCGACGTTGGCGATGGACCGGGCGATGAACCGCCTCGACGAGGGGTGGACGCCCCCGAGCGTTGCCAGCGGCGTCCTCACCGACACCCACCCCGACCAGGCGCCGGAGCGACTCGCCTCGGTCGTCCACTACGTCGCCGGCCTCCTCTCGGGGGCGCTGTACGTCTGGCTCCTGCTCGCGGTCGGGAGCGTCCTCGGTACAGGCGTCGTCGCGACGGTCGTCGCGGGCGTCCTCATGTACCCGCTGATGGTCGGCTTCTTCGCGCTGGTCGTGCTCCCGCGGTCGACCGGCCTCCCACGCCAGCGCCTTCGCGCGACTCGCCGGGCGTGGGCGGTCGAGGCAGTCGTCTACCTGCTCGTGCTCGTCCCGGTCGTCGGCGTCGCCGCGGCGCTGCTGTAGGTTCGGGGGAACGGTTTTCACCGCCACCCGCGTCTCGTCGCCGTGTTCAGACGCATCCGCGAGACGGCGCCCGCGGGGCTCGTCCCGCTGGCGTGGACGTTCACGACCGCCGCCCACCTTGGGTTCGTCGGCGACCGCCCCGTCCTGATCGCCCACCTCGTGATGGACATGCTGCTCGTCCTGTTCGTCGTCCTCTCGTGGCACGACATGCGCGAGGGGGTGCTCCGCGCGTGGCGGACCGTGATCCTCGCGGGCATCCCCGTCACCCTCGCTGGGACGCTCGGGCTGTCGGTCGTCTCCGGCCCGCTGGCACCGACGCTGCTGACCGTCTCGGTCGTCGGGTGGACGATACTCCCGGCACCCGCGCTCTTCTATACCGGTACGGAGTCCGAGGACACCGCCCGGACGGTGAACTACGCCGCGGGGACGCTCTCAATCGCGGGTGCCGCGACGTACCTCGCGGGGGTGTTCGGGGGCGCCGCGCCGAGTGCGCCCGTCCTCCTCGTCGGACTCGCACTCGTCGGCGTCGGCCAGACGGCCGGCATCGTCGACGCGGTCGTGCGGTACTGAGGCTGGATCCGGTCGCCAGACGCGACTCCTACCGACCCTCCCACTCCGGGTCGCGGTCCTCGAAGAACGCGTCCATCCCCTCGTTCTTGTCGTCGGTCGCGAACAGTCCGACGAACAGTTCCGACTCGTAGTCGATCCCTTCGTCGAGGCCCATCCGGGAGGCGGCCTGGACGGCGGTCTTGGCGTACTCCAGCGCGACGGGGCTCTTGTCGGCCATCGCCGCCGCCAACTCGTACACGCGGTCGTCGAACTGCTCGTCGCCGTACACCTCGTCGACGAGGCCGATGTCCGCCGCCTCGTCGGCGTCGACTAGTTCTCCCGAGAGGATCAGCTTCATCGCCTGCCCCTCACCGACGAGGCGGACGAGCCGCTGGGTGCCGCCGCCGCCGGGGATGATTCCGAGGTTGATCTCAGGCTGGCCCAGTTTCGCTCGTTCGTGGGCGATGCGCACGTCGCACGCCTGCGCCAACTCGCAGCCGCCGCCGAGCGCGTGGCCGTTGAGCCGAGCGATCACCGGCTGCCGGAGGTCGGCGACACGTTCGTACACCCGCGGGCGTTCGCTCGCCCGGCGCTGCTCGACCATGTCGCGCTCGCGGAGTTCGCCCACGTCGGCGCCGGCGACGAACGCCTTCGCCTCGTCGGCGCCGGTGAGCACCACCACACGAACGCCGCTGTCCGGCTGTTCGATGGCGTCCAACACCGCCGTCAACTCCTCGCGGACCTGTGCGTTCAAGGCGTTGCGCGCCTCCGGTCGGTTCAGCGTCACCGTGGCGACGCCGGCGACGCGGTCGCCGACCGTGCAGTCGACGTACTCCAGTTCCGTTGCGACCGCCGTGGGATCGGTCGCCCCGTCCGGATCACTCATCGTCGACTCCCTCCGATCCAGTCGCGGAGTCGTCTGCCGGTCGCACCGCCTCGCCGTCCTCCCAGACGTAGAACCCCTCGCCCGTCTTCTTGCCCAGCTTCCCGGCCCGGACCTTCCGTTTGAGCGCCTGTGGCGGGCGGAATCGCTCGCCCAACTCCTCGCGGAGGTGTTCGAGGATGTCGAGACGCACGTCCAGGCCGACCACGTCCGTCAACTCCAGCGGTCCCATCGGGTGGTTGTACCCGAGTTCCATCGCGGCGTCGATGTCCGCGACGCTCGCGACGCCCGTCTCGTACATCCGGATCGCCTCGACGCCGAGCGCGACGCCGAGCCGCGAGGAGGCGAACCCCGGCGAGTCGCGCACCTCGACGGTCTCCTTGCCGATGCTGTCGACGAACGCCCGAGCGGTCGCGAGCGTCGCCTCGTCGGTCCGCTCGGCCACGACGACCTCGACCAGCCCCATCAGGTGGACGGGGTTGAAGAAGTGCAGTCCGACCAGCCGTTCGGGGTGGTCGAGTGCGTCCGCCAACGCCGTCACCGACAGCGCGGAGGTGTTCGACGCCAGCACCGCGTCGTCAGCGACGTGCGTCTCGGCGTCCGCGAGCGTCTCCCGCTTCAGGTCCATATCTTCCGGCACCGCTTCGATCACGAGGTCCGCACCCGTCGCCGCCGCCGCGAGGTCAGTGGTGCCCGTGATCCGGTCGAGCGCCGCCGTACGCTCGGCCTCGGTCACCTTCCCCCGCTCCACGCCGCCGGCGAGCGTCGCGTCGACCGACTCGATGCCGTCCTCGACGTACGACGACTCGATGTCTCGCAACGCCACCTCGTGACCGGCGGTCGCGGCCGCGTGTGCGATGCCGCTCCCCATCGTGCCCGCGCCGAGTACCGTGATACGCATGCGGTGTCCCTGCCGCCCGTCGACATAAGGGTGGGTGGTGCGGTCGTCGCTCCACGCGCTCGGTGGCTCCGTCGCTCCCCGTCGTCGCCGTCGTCGTCGCCGTGTCGCGACCTCCGCACACAGCAGATCGTACACTAACGCCGAACCATCGTGTGGACAACTGATTGAATCACCTATACCGGAGGGTCGTGGTGTGTCCCTACGATGACCGGGCACGACCTCACCGTCGACGGCCTCTATGAGGTGTTGAGTGACGGGACGCGTCGACGACTGTTGTGGACGATGCTCGACTCCGGCCCGCCGATGCGCCTCAGGATTCCGGAGGACCTCCCGAGAGACGTCGCCGACCATCGGCCGCGGCGCATCCAGTTGCACCACGTCCACCTGCCGAAACTCGTCGACGCCGGGCTCGTCAGCTGGGACGACGACCGCGGTGAGGTGACCGGGGGACCGACGTTCGACCGCGCCAAACCCCTGCTCGCCGTGGCGCGCGACGGCGAGCGTGTGACCCCACTGCCGGGGGCGGTGTGATCGTGCAGCGTCGCCGATCCGCTTGCATCCCGGCGGCCCGGAGGTGGGGTCGATGGTAGCCGAGACGGCGATTCCGCTGGCGGTCGTCGAGGCAATCGCCACCTCTCGCGGCGTCGAACCGCTCGAGTTGGAGTTCAGCCTCCACGACTGGATCGACGGCGACGTGTTGAACGCGCTGTCGTCGCTCGCGGGCGAGGACTGGCACTTCGAGTTCGTCGTCGACGGCCAGCGCGTGGCGCTCGACGGGGGCGGCGACATCCTCGTCGACGGCGAACGAGTCGCGGTGCTCCCGGAGTACCAACGGTGAGCGCCCAGTTCGGGGTGGACGGGTCTGGGAGTTGGTCGTTCTCCGAGAGTGAGTCAGTCGTCCCTGAGAGTCAGTCCGCCGCGTCCGGGCGGTAGTCCCTGCTGACGGCCTTCCACCGATTCGAGCGGAACCGACGGAGGTTCACCGCGAGCGGCACCGCCGTCTCCGCGACGAGCGCGACCAGCAGGCCACCGACGCCGAGCAATGGCACCACCGTGCCCGCCCACGCCAGCGGCAGCGCGGCGAGGTACGCGCCCGCCAGCGTGGCGACGAACGGCACCCGGGTGTCGCCGGCGCCCCGGAGCGTCCCCGTGATCGACCCGTCGACGCCCAGCGCCACCACGCTCACCGCTGCGGCGCGGACGAAGTCCGCCGACAGCGCACGATTCGCGGGGTCGTCGACGAACACGCCCGCGATGGGGTCCGCGAGCGCGACGACGACCGCGGCCGCGAGGAGGTACACGAGCAGCGACAGGCGGACGATGCCCCGACCGTACGCCTCCGCTTCCGCCTCCTCCCCATTGCCGAGCGCCTGTCCGACGAGCGTCGACGCGGCGATGCCGAACCCCCACGAGAAACTCCCCACGAGCGCGCGCACCTGTCGCCCGACGCCGACGGCGGCGACCGCTACCGGGCCGAACGTCGCCGCGATGGCGAGCAGCGGGAACACCACCAACCCCTGGGCGGCCCGCCGGGCCACCAGCGGGGCGGAGACGCGACCGATCTGCGCGAGCAGTTCCCGGTCGTCGTCGGAGCCGCGCAGGCGGAGCGGGACGGGACTGGCGCCGCGACCACGCACGTAGTCGCGCCCGGTCATCCCCCACGCGAACACGACGGTGACGAGCCCCGTCGCCAGCGCGGTGCCGAGCGCGGCGCCCTCGACGCCCATCTCGAACCCGAGGACGAACGCCGCAGAGAGGGCGATGTTCGCGACTGCGCCGCCGGCGCGCACGACCATCGGCGTGAGCGTGTCGCCGACGCCGGCGTACGTCCGACTGGCGACGAGGTTGAGGAACTCGAACAGGAGGCCGGGCGCGACGACCGCGAGGTAGGCCGCGCCGTACCGGACGCTGTCGGCGTCTTCGCCGAGCAGGTCCACGAGCGGTTCGGCGCCGAGGCCGAAGCCGAGCACCGCCGGTACGGCCAACACGACCGACAGGAGCACGCTGAGGCGGACGACCGCGGCGGCGCGGTCGCCGTCGCCGCCACCGTAGTTCTGCGAGACGAGCGACACCGTCCCGCCGGCGAGGCCGATGGCGACGAACTTCGCGAGCATCCAGAACGCGTTCGCGAGCGTCAGGCCGGCGACCGCCGCCGGCCCGACGACGAGGCCGACGAGCGCGAGGTCCACCGTCCGCTTGGACATGATGGCGAACCCGGTGACGATGCGGGGCCACGCGAGGTCCGTCGTCGCGCGCAGGCGCCGCTCGTCGATGACGCCCGCGTCGGCCAGCGCGCGAGCCAGCGCCGACCCTGCGCGACGGAGCCGTGACACGGGTCGGGCGAGGCGGGCGCGAGGCTAATCGGTTCCGTTCGTCCGGCGACCGCGCGGCGTGTTCACGTCGCTCACGCCAGCAACAGCCCCGCGACCGCGCCGGTCGTGAGCACCGTGAGCGCGTCGGCGGTCGGGCCGCTCCACCCCTCGTCGGCGACGAGGAACCGCCCGCGCTCGCGGACCCCCTCCGGGTCGGCGGCGACCGCGAGGTCGCCGTTCGACAGCGCCGCCCAGTACGCCAGCGGCGCGATGGCGAGGAACCGCAGGTCCGAGCCGCCGGGGAGGAGGACGTCGAGCAGGGCCGCCGCCGCGATGTACAGCAGCGGCGCGAGCGCGACCGCTCGGATCACCGCCGACGGGGTCGCCTCCGGGACCGTGGCGTCGAACCGCCCGAGCGGTCGACCGGCCCCCTCCCACGCGGGCAGCACCTCCACCTCCGCGTCGAGGCCGAACAGGCGCGCGACCGCGGCGTGGGCTGCCTCGTGCGGGAGGACGGCGACCGCGACGAGGAGGCGACCGATGCGAGACACGACAGACGTAGCCGTCGGACGGGGAAAAGTCGTCGCCCGCGGGCTGCGATGTCGGGGTTGAAGTGCGGCGACGGCGTTCGCTCGGGTATGCAGATCGGCTCGCGCCGCTGTCTCCTCAACCCCCACAGCGGCACCGCCGACCACGCCGAGCGGGTCCGCAAGGCGATGGAGGCGCGCGGGTTCGCCGTCACCGAGACCGACAGCGCCGCCCACACCGTCGAGTTGGCCACCGAAGCCGGTCGCGAGGGGGTCTCCACGCTCGCCGTGTGCGGGGGTGACGGCACGATCAACGACGCGCTCTGCGGTCTCCACCGCGCGGACGCGCTCGACGACGTGACGCTGGCGGTACTCCCGGCCGGGACGGCGAACCTCCTCGCGGGCACGCTTGGTATCGAGTCGCTCGACCACGGGATCGAACTGTCCGACACCGGCGAGGCCCGGGCGCTCGACGTGGGCGTCGCCGAGGGGGCCGCCGGCGAGTCGACGGCGCCGTTCCTCGTGTCGTGTATCGCGGGCCTGCCGGCCAACGCCTCCACCGACACCTCCGACGAGTTGAAGGAGCGCTTCGGCACGCTGGCGTTCCTCGTCACCGGTGCCCGAGAGACGGTGGCGTTCGACGGCCTGGACGTGCGCGTCGAGTCGCCCGCCGAGTCGTGGGCCGGCGAGGCGCTGTGCGTGCTCGTCGGCAACGCCCGGAAGTTCGTCGGCGAGGGTGGACAGGCGGACATGGAAGACGGCCAGTTCGACGTGGTCGTCGCCGAGCAGATGCCCG
The DNA window shown above is from Halobaculum marinum and carries:
- a CDS encoding enoyl-CoA hydratase/isomerase family protein; the encoded protein is MSDPDGATDPTAVATELEYVDCTVGDRVAGVATVTLNRPEARNALNAQVREELTAVLDAIEQPDSGVRVVVLTGADEAKAFVAGADVGELRERDMVEQRRASERPRVYERVADLRQPVIARLNGHALGGGCELAQACDVRIAHERAKLGQPEINLGIIPGGGGTQRLVRLVGEGQAMKLILSGELVDADEAADIGLVDEVYGDEQFDDRVYELAAAMADKSPVALEYAKTAVQAASRMGLDEGIDYESELFVGLFATDDKNEGMDAFFEDRDPEWEGR
- a CDS encoding dihydrofolate reductase, which produces MVELVSVAAVADNGVLGDDGELPWPSIPADKQQYRSRIANDPVILGRKTFDSMRDDLPGSAQIVLSRSVDSFDVDTAHHAADVEEAVAVAASLGADTAYVIGGGAIYDLFQPHLDRMALSRVHGEYEGDTHYPEWDEADWELVESTEYDRFTLEEWVRVDDAGAVDDTGGA
- a CDS encoding carboxymuconolactone decarboxylase family protein, which codes for MATTSATDAYDQTVDEIEETLGIVPGFFGDLNQDDLVDEWPTFKRMALAETEIPAKYKELINLAVAANLKCPYCIHFHREAAKLHGATEGELAEVSFLAGYTPRYSSMIHAQEYDLGTFKNEFGQIAAHLQSQMPADD
- a CDS encoding CPBP family glutamic-type intramembrane protease, with product MIGLALGTYAAWTLLTWLLEGRIRTLLRPDATLDRLVYTLVANVLVGTVLALVVAGALVVGATVATGTVSRRDLGFPGWRRSVAAALVGGALGLGVFTLQGPATTDPVVLVNVYAQVLPVSIAEVTVCWVVVGGTVAAVIRRSGGSDTVARVASLGVASVCFGAYHFAHSPPFDTLEMVVLLTVVGVATSVVYAASGSVYGALAFHNALALYGVVASLAASERLASYGRPVVPVLVTGVVALAVFVATERLVVRDDAP
- a CDS encoding MATE family efflux transporter, with product MSRLRRAGSALARALADAGVIDERRLRATTDLAWPRIVTGFAIMSKRTVDLALVGLVVGPAAVAGLTLANAFWMLAKFVAIGLAGGTVSLVSQNYGGGDGDRAAAVVRLSVLLSVVLAVPAVLGFGLGAEPLVDLLGEDADSVRYGAAYLAVVAPGLLFEFLNLVASRTYAGVGDTLTPMVVRAGGAVANIALSAAFVLGFEMGVEGAALGTALATGLVTVVFAWGMTGRDYVRGRGASPVPLRLRGSDDDRELLAQIGRVSAPLVARRAAQGLVVFPLLAIAATFGPVAVAAVGVGRQVRALVGSFSWGFGIAASTLVGQALGNGEEAEAEAYGRGIVRLSLLVYLLAAAVVVALADPIAGVFVDDPANRALSADFVRAAAVSVVALGVDGSITGTLRGAGDTRVPFVATLAGAYLAALPLAWAGTVVPLLGVGGLLVALVAETAVPLAVNLRRFRSNRWKAVSRDYRPDAAD
- a CDS encoding diacylglycerol/lipid kinase family protein, with translation MQIGSRRCLLNPHSGTADHAERVRKAMEARGFAVTETDSAAHTVELATEAGREGVSTLAVCGGDGTINDALCGLHRADALDDVTLAVLPAGTANLLAGTLGIESLDHGIELSDTGEARALDVGVAEGAAGESTAPFLVSCIAGLPANASTDTSDELKERFGTLAFLVTGARETVAFDGLDVRVESPAESWAGEALCVLVGNARKFVGEGGQADMEDGQFDVVVAEQMPARGMAVEAAIHRLLGEETPGVTHFRAAELHVASDDGAPITFSRDGEVATHDRLDFRVLPSALSVRVGDSYVPHPE
- a CDS encoding 3-hydroxyacyl-CoA dehydrogenase family protein — encoded protein: MRITVLGAGTMGSGIAHAAATAGHEVALRDIESSYVEDGIESVDATLAGGVERGKVTEAERTAALDRITGTTDLAAAATGADLVIEAVPEDMDLKRETLADAETHVADDAVLASNTSALSVTALADALDHPERLVGLHFFNPVHLMGLVEVVVAERTDEATLATARAFVDSIGKETVEVRDSPGFASSRLGVALGVEAIRMYETGVASVADIDAAMELGYNHPMGPLELTDVVGLDVRLDILEHLREELGERFRPPQALKRKVRAGKLGKKTGEGFYVWEDGEAVRPADDSATGSEGVDDE
- a CDS encoding DUF7344 domain-containing protein, with protein sequence MTGHDLTVDGLYEVLSDGTRRRLLWTMLDSGPPMRLRIPEDLPRDVADHRPRRIQLHHVHLPKLVDAGLVSWDDDRGEVTGGPTFDRAKPLLAVARDGERVTPLPGAV
- a CDS encoding HalOD1 output domain-containing protein, coding for MVAETAIPLAVVEAIATSRGVEPLELEFSLHDWIDGDVLNALSSLAGEDWHFEFVVDGQRVALDGGGDILVDGERVAVLPEYQR
- a CDS encoding phosphotransferase family protein, with the translated sequence MFARSALVDAVERVVSTTVTVVDPIRDGKNHSYRVAGVDGDEFFLKVGTRFPDAFPAEPAAVDLVRARTDVPLPTVRGTGRDPLGVPYAVFDYVPGVDADGVASLPDRAARRLCREAGEHLAAIHRIRFDAVGGLGVVDGAVAVTRERDYRTLLGASLERQVEDLRGSRFADVCDRVAEAGAALVDDLDLSGVSPALVHGDYRLDNLRVDPTADRVTVAVVDWELPSTADPLWDAVMALALLTEGHDLSPTRRRTLRAAFRDGYEHDGSETESAGAFPTDAADRLLAYELLARARLMRHLDAELPEASERVRDARAREHRALLDDLLDGHRRLTGE